The Leptospira noumeaensis genome includes the window TACAAAAATTTGATCGTATTCTCATTGTTATTTTCGGCAGGGATTCTTTACGGCAGTATCCTTCATCCAAAACTTGAAAACTTGATTTTTCAATCCAAAACAAATATAGAAGAGTCAATTGTACAGGTGTTTCTAAAACAATCTTCAGGATCTTATTTTTCTTTGAATGAGATGTTAGAGGATTTATTAAAACCAATTTATAACAATTTAGGACTCTCTAAAATTTTGGCGGCAGTTGTAGACCATGAAGACCATTTAATTTTACATGATTTCGGAGAAAACCCCTCTGAAATCAAAGAGATTGCTTCCAGATTAGTGTTTAGCCGAGTCAGTCGAGATAGAAAGTTACCGATGGAATTAGTTAAAGAAAGTGATCGACTTTTTTTGTTAGACGAAGATGCCTCCATACCTTTTAGAGAAAAAACTAGTTTTACATCCGATTATTTCAGATTAGTTCGGCGAACAGTGGGTTACAGACCAAAAGTAGTATCTTTGGGTTATCGGGTAGTTATGGCCTTGGTTCTTCAAAATCAAATTTGTGGTTATCTATTTTTAGGAGATAAAAAATCAAAACGTCCATTTTTTGAAGATGAAGTAGATCTTTTAGAACGTTTGCGAATTCCATTTGCCGCTCTCATCCGTAATCTCAACGATCGTACAAGGATTCATTATCTTAAAAACCAAGCAGAGGCAGAACTTAGAGATTTAAAAACAACACAGACAGAAAGAGAAGTCATTTTCCAAACGGTAGCAAACAAAACCCTCGTTTACAAAAGCCAAACGATGGAAAAAACGATAGAACATATTGAACGCATTGCTCCACTCACACGTCCTGTTTTCATTCATGGAGAAACAGGAACCGGAAAAGAACTTTTTGCAAATTTGGTTCATGAAAAATCAAGACCCAGTGAACCATTTGTCCCTCTCAATTGTGCGGCTCTACCTGCTAATCTTTGGGAAGATGAAATATTTGGTCATGTGAAAGGAGCCTTTACGGATGCAAAAAATGATAGATCTGGTGCCGTAGAAAAAGCAGGAAAAGGTACTTTATTTTTTGACGAAATTGGAGAGATGCCACTCTCAATACAGGCGAAGATGCTTCGTCTTCTACAAGAAAGACAATTTTCACCCATTGGTTCCTCTAAACTTTTAAAAGCAGAATGTAGATTTATTTTTGCAACAAATCGAAATTTGGAGGATTTGATCCGCAGCGGAGAGTTCAGAGAAGATTTGTATTATAGAATCAACGTATTTCGAATTGATTTATTGCCGTTGCGACAACGGAAGGAAGATATTTTACCACTCGCAAATTTTTTATTATCATCCTTTACCAAAGAAATGAATACCCAAATTCAAAACATTCCTCCATCAGTGGTTACTATTTTCCAAAACTATTCATGGCCTGGCAATATTCGGGAATTAGAAAATAGTTTACTCCGTGCATTGAGTACGGCAAAAGAAGAAGGCCTTAGCCTAGATGATTTTCCTATTATGGCAAAAGAGTATCTGAAAACTCCAAACCATAAAAATCATTTCAAACGAGACAACTTCCCCGATGACGTTCATGGTAATTTTCATGAAATAATGGATGCTTATGCTTTAAAAATCATCCAATCTGCTTTACAAAAGACAAAAGGGAATAAATCACATGCTGCAAAAATCTTAGGCATCCGAAGATCCAGTTTAGAGTATCGATTAAAAAGGTAAAACTACTTATCCGGATTATTTCATAACCACTAACACTACTTATCAACTTTCTCTAAACACTCAGTAAACATCAAAGAAATCTCGCTGATCCAAGTTGAGCCAACCTTTTCCGGATAGCCGACTTATCTTTTTCCGTATTAGCTAATAATAGGGCCTTTTGGTAACATTCACTAGCTTTGGCCAGATCTGATTCAATGTACAATTCTCCCAGGAGTGAAAAATAGTAAGGATTTGCTTTTAAGTTTAAACCTTCTACCTCAACTAAAGCGACCTCCCTACCTTTTGCTCGGAATAGGGCATAAGCTCGGTTCAAAAAAAGCAAAGTTGATGATTCTAATTCCAAAAGCCCTGTATAAAGCTGAAAAATGCTTTCCCATTTGTTTTCCGTTCCTTCCTGCACAGTATGCCAATAAGCAATGGCTGCTTCTATATGGTATTTGGAAAATTTTGGTTCCTTGTTGGACTGAAAAAAGAAATACTCTCCCTTCTTAATAAAGTCTTCATTCCAAAGATCGCGGTTCTGATCTCCATACAGAACAATTTCTCCATCTGCATCTAACCTTGCATCAAATCGAGAAATATGAAAACAAAATAGGGAAAGAAGAGCATTTACCTCAGGTGTATTTGTTTCTTTATTTTCTAACAGGATAGAACAAAGTCGAACTGCTTCCAAACATAAATCCTTTCTCAGTATCTTATCCTGGATTTGCGAAGAATAACCTTCATTAAACAATAAATAAATGGTTCTCAGAACAGACGTTAACCGATCTCCCCACTCGTGAGGGGCAGGCAATTCCAATGTTATATTTTTTTCCCTAAGTTTTTCTTTCGCACGAAATAATCTCTTACTAATTGTCTCTTTGTTCGAAAGAAAAGCTCTCGCAATCTCATCAATCCCAAATCCACAAAGAATTCGAAGAGACAAAGCAATCTGTGATTCGATAGGAATCGAAGGATGTGAGAGCGCAAAAATCATTCGAAGTTGACTGTCGCGAATATTTTCTTCCGAGAGATCCAATTCCGATACAGATAGATAGTGATCCTGCTGATAGCGTGGAAGTATCTTGTTTTGAAAAATAGAATCTCTATGGATTACATTCTTTGCTTTATTTTTAGCAACTGCATACAACCAGGCCTCTGGATTTGTTGGAATTCCATTGAGGCCCCAAGTTTGTGCCGCCGTTAAAAAGGTTTCACTTGCAATATCTTCTGCTATTTCCACTTGATAAAACCCAAATTGTTTACAGAGAACTGCAATAACTTTTGAATACTCGGTGCGAAACAAATTTGGTATAATATCTGAATGATCCATTAGAGATTACGAATATATTATTTTATTCTTCTTTATGTATGCTCATAATTTTTCTCACTTCGACACTATTTCCCTCTCCCATTAGAATCGGGCAATTTTTGGCAATACTCGCAGCATCTTCAAAACTCTCCGCTTGAATGATGATAAAACCCGCGAGGGACTCTTTTGTTTCTACAAAGGGGCCATCAGTAACGATATGGTTTGATTGGATCACCTTTCCTTCTGTAGACAAAGCCGTTCCGCCTTTGAACTTCTTTTGAGCAACAATCCCGTTCACCCATTCTTGGTATTGTTTCATATAAATCTGTAATTGTTCCGGTGAAGGTTGGGCTTCTTTTGTAAGGATATCGAGTCGCATTAAAATCAAATAATCTTCCATAATTTGTCTCACTTATTTTTTACTTATATTTCTTTGTATAAAATCTTTAACTCTAGCTTCATATTTGCTTGGATTCTCATCCCAAACTTTTCCGTGAGAACCCAACTCAGGAAACCAAACTTCACTTGGCGCAGGATATAGATTCGCAAGAAACTCTGAATGTTTGTATGAAACAACAAAATCTTTTTTGCTATGAATCAATAATAGAGGCACAGAACTTGAAAAACGTAAAGAATTTTCAGGACTAAGTAGTGAATCAAATTTTCCTCTACTTGTAACGAGATCTATCAATGACTGGATCATCCAATTCGGGAGAGAAGCCGATTCGGGAGAATCTAAAATCAATCTATTGAAATTAATCATTGGATTTTCTAAAATGAGTCCTTTCACACCATTCAAAAAAGGAAGTGCAATCAATAAAGAAGAGGCTCCTACGGAAGATCCAAACATTAAAATATTCTTATATTTTTTTGATACATATAAATAGGCAGACAATACATCTCTAAATTCACGGTTCCCGAAAGTCAAACCTGGTACCATACAGGGAGCCTCTCCATGGCAAGATAAATCAAAGCTAAGAACATCAAAACCCTGATTCAGATAAAAGGGAATCAAACGAGTGAGTTCTCGCCTGTCTGACCCGCCACCATGCACAAAAAGGATCACTCCCTTAGAGAACAAAATACCATTCTCATGAGCGGGAACAAGCCAACCAGGCAAATCATATCCGTTTAAAGATGGAATCAAAACTTCACGGAAATAAAATTCTTTTGTTAGGCGAATGTTTCCACAAGACTTTCCCCAGTTTTTTTCGCCTTCAGGACTACATTTCAAAAAATCCTTACTTACACCTTTCCAGTTAGGAAATAGGATCTGATCACTTGCAGACCACATTCCAAAGGTAAAAGCAAAGAGAACCAACGAGAAAACGATCACCAAGCTGTATCCGACTCGTGGCAAAATCCAATTCCTCTTTGGGTGATGGTTCTTTTTTTCGTTTTGGGTCATAGCGACCTCCTTTGCTTTTATATCAAATGAAGATTGAAAAAATGGACAAAGCGGTTCGAAAAAGCGAAAAGATTTGGAATAAATTCTGAGAATCAGAGAAGAAGATGGATTGATTTGGTTGGATATGGTAAGGGGAAATTGCCACCTTCCCACGAGCCACTCCCCTCCACCCTAACTCGGGCGGGGGATTTTGGATTCACGCTCAGATTATGTCACATTATACTCCGGCCAACACCTAACGAATACTATATGAGCGATGCGTTGCCGTTATGTTATGTTATGTTATGGCGAGTCCCCAAACTCTGAACCATGAATCGAATTTCATTTTTGATACATTTCAAAAATGATTCATTTTGGGGCCGGGCTATCCAGGGCTTCGGTCGCTCACCGCGACCGCTAACGCGCCCTTACTATCCCTCTCGCAGGTACTTTGTTCCAACCAATACACTCTTCCAGTCTTTATGAAATTTACCAGCACACTTCCAAAAAAGATTTTTTGTTTTTTCGAATCTCTTCAAATTCCAAAATCTCTTTTGAATTTTTTAGTGTGATATCAATATCATCCCAACCGTTCCGGATCCGATTGACTGAAGCCGAATCCAAATGGAAGGCGAATGTTTGGTCTCCGGCTTCTACTTCCAAAGATTCTAAATTGATTCGGATTTCCACTCTCGAATTTTTAGAAATCCATTTGTTCAAATAATGGATCTCATTTTCTTTCAAACGAACGAGTGCAATTCCATTCTTCGCAGAATTAATGGAGAATATATCTGCAAAAGAAGGAGCCAAAATCGCTCTGAATCCAAAATCAGCAAGTGCCCAAGGTGCATGTTCTCTACTCGAACCACAGCCAAAATTTTTACCAGCAATGAGGACACTGGCATTTTTAAATCCATCCTTGTTTAAAATGAAATTTGGATTGGGAATTTTTCCTTCTAAATCTAAATACCTCCAATCGTAAAACAAATGTTTTCCGAATCCCTTTTTATCGATCAATTTCATAAATTGTTTGGGAAGTATTTGATCCGTATCAATATCCTCTCTTGGGATGGATACGGCAACTCCCGTGTGGATTGTCCAATTTCCTACGCTCATACCAATTTCCTCACATCTGTAAATTTTCCAGTCACTGCCGCTGCTACTGCCATCGAAGGACTAACTAAATGAGTCCTTCCTCCCCTACCTTGTCTTCCTTCGAAGTTACGGTTAGAAGTCGAAGCACATCTTTCTCCCGGTTTTAATATGTCGTCGTTCATCGCAAGACAAAGCGAACAACCAGGTTCTCTCCATTCAAATCCAGCTTCTAAAAAGATTTGATCTAAACCTTCTCGTTCTGCTTGGCGCTTCACTCTACCAGAACCGGGAACCACCAAAGCTTGTACTCTTGGATGTACTTTTTTACCTTTAGCCACTTCTGCAGCAGATCGTAAGTCTTCTATCCTTGAGTTGGTGCAAGAGCCGATAAACACCTTATCGATGTTAATTTCTGATATCGGAGTTCCTGGTTTTAAATCCATATAATCCAAAGCATTCTTTGCGGTTTCTCTTTCCCGTTTCTCTTGGAAATCATCCGGATTTGGAACTACTCCTTCAATGGATAAAGACTGAGAAGGATTTGTTCCCCAAGTTACCTGAGGTTCAATTTCAGAAATATCTAATTCGACCATCGCGTCAAAAACGGCATCTGTATCTGTGAAGAATGTTTTCCAATATTCTACCGCCTCTTCAAAACTTTTGCCTTTGGGTATCAGCTTTTTATCTTTCAAATAATCAAATGTGATTTGGTCTGGTGCAACAAGACTTGCCCTTGCTCCAGCTTCAATACTCATATTACAAAGAGTCATCCGAGCTTCCATAGAAAGAGAACGAATCCATTCCCCTGAATATTCCATTGTGAAACCTCTTCCGCCGGAGGTTCCAATTTTTGCGATGAGAGCAAGGACGACGTCTTTTGCAGTGATTCCAAACCCAGGTTTACCAACAAAACGAACTAACATCGATTTTGTTTTTGCTTGTTTGAGCGTTTGTGTTGCAAGCACATGTTCCACTTCGCTTGTCCCGATCCCAAACGCTAAGGCACCAAAGGCTCCATGAGTTGCCGTATGCGAATCTCCACATACAATCACAGACCCAGGGATCGTAAATCCTAACTCAGGACCAACTACATGCACAATCCCTTGTTCGGGATCTTCAGGACCAAACAAATGGATTCCGAAATCTTTGCAGTTTTTCTCCATTGTATCAATTTGCAATCGGGAGACTGGACCTGCGGCATCTCTGTTTTTCCGATCCCTTGTGGAAACGTTATGATCCACAACACCGAAGGTGAGATCCTTCCTTCTGATATTTCTGTTTTTAGTTCTTAATCCTTCGAACGCTTGGGCAGAGGTCACTTCATGTAGGATATGCCGATCCACATATAAAATCGTTTCCGAATCTGAATTCTCTATGATCCGGTGACTTTCCCAAATTTTGTCATATAGAGTTTGTCCCATATTTCCCTCTTGGTAAATACGATATCAAATTTACTGCTATAATGCAAATAAATTGGTTTTATAAAATGTATAACTAAAAGTTATAAGTATATATGGAATTTAGACAGATCCTTTATTTTCTGGAAATCTCTGATTCAGGGACATTCCAAAAGGCAGCATCGCGACTCGGACTCACACAACCTGCACTCTCTAGACAGATCTTTCTTTTAGAAAAGGAGTTAGGAGTCTCTGTCCTGGAAAGAGGAGGAAGGTCAGTTCGCCTAACTCATGAAGGCGAAAGATTTTATCAGTATTCGATTAGAATGAAAGAGTTATGGGAAGAAATACAAATCGGCTTCTCAAAAGAAAATGAACTGAAAGGAAACTTTTCCATTTCTGCGGGAGGAACAGTTTCCGCTTGGATCTTACCACAAATCCTAAAAGAGATACTCAATAAGAGACCAGGACTTTCTCTTTCTGTACGGGAAGGTGATGCATCCGAAACTAAGGACGCAGTGTTAAAGGGAGAGGTAGATCTTGGGATTTTGACTGGACCCGTTGCAGAACCTAGTCTGAATGTTTTAGAATTTTTATCCGATAGAATCTTTCCAGTCGCAGCCAAAGACCATCCGATCTTTCTAAAAAAGAAAATTAGAATCGAGGATTTAAAAAAACAATCCTTTGTTTTCTTCCATCCAGGTTCCGCTCTTAGAAAAGCGGTGGAGAAGAAAATCAAATCGTTTTCAAAAGAATTTGGTTCTAACATTGCCATGGAACTGAGAAGTGTGGAATCCGTTATCAAATCTTTGGAAGCAGGACTCGGAATTGGTTTTTTATCCGAATATTCCATTAGTCCCAAACTCGGAAAAATTAAATTTGAAGACTGGAATACTGAAAGAAAATTTTATCTCTGTTATCGAAAAAAATCCGGACCTGGACTTACGATGCTCGCAGAAGAAATATTGAAATCCGCAGAGAAATGGAAATCGGAAAAGGAATCCATATACAACTAACGGAAAAAAGTTGGTAATTTTACCTTAAATATATGATCTACAAGTAAACATTAGAATGATTCTTCACTAAGTTAAAAATTAAATCGATAGTTTGCTCCGACTTGGACATATGTAAGTATTGTTTTTGAATCTAACAAAATTGGGATTAGTATCTGAGGTGCAAAAACTTTTGCTAAGATTTGGGATGGATCAGAATTTCCTCCGCCATCATTTTCAGTGATATAACCTGACTGTAATTTGTTATTCAGAGTCATGTTGCTTGCTTCTATAAATAAACTTAAGTCACCTTTGATCTTAGTGGATAACTTCATGTTGATTTCAGTTCCGGTAGATTTCCATTGATAGTCCAAACCGAATTGTCTAAGTTTAAAAGGTGTAGCTTCGAAACTAAATTCATTTGTCCGAAACGAAGATGGGCCTTGCATATCTAAATATAATATCTGCCCCTGCAAACTAAACCTTTCCAAAAATTTCCATTCATAACCAATACCAACACTATATCCTCTGAGTGGATTACTTGTGTCCCTATAACTAACTCGATTGGGATTGATCCCTGTTGCGGTGATCCCACCAAGACTATCGACTTCTTGGTTTGACTTGGTCCAAATTCTTTCCACACCTCCCAAAATCTGAAGGTCTAAAACTGGATGTGGGTAGGGAGTAAAACCGATCCTGGTAGAAACTTTTTGAAACTTTGTTTCACCGTTCCCCATAAGAACATTTGTGCTTTTATCTGAAGTGGAAGAAGATGAACCACCCCCACTACCATAAGAAAGAGTCTGAAATCCACTTGAGTCAAATTTACCCTTAGCTTCCGTTCCTCGGATTTCAAAGGTGAACCGGTCCCAGGCATAGAACAATCGTGTTGTTCCACTGTGATTTTTATTTTTGTAAGGTGTGGTTTGCACCTCCGCTTGGCCGCTGCTACTAAATAAAAGTCCAGCATACTGGATGCTCTGGAAGAATGGACGGAGTTCTGATTGGCTCTCGCCACTTCCAACGCCCAA containing:
- a CDS encoding sigma 54-interacting transcriptional regulator is translated as MGLDQVRIFIAFIILTCIVVITVLTFLKDNLGKVGKSFLGLVVSLFAWYFFHTLSFYLSKYQEPSYMVATLAGISVLCVGTAMYVFCEFFPEGSQNKSSKYRILFFGLISASLAPLTYSDLWIKNRGQVGIIGPFFYATSIWIVFTIISGIFLQIWKYTKTNDPRKRNRILRLLLSIIFHLTLAVFFSVILPALGSWEFFFLGPATSVLGIVLIIYAIQFHPLLNLREAMIQIGIRLLFGITICVLIYFLINYVDSFRDENTFSYKNLIVFSLLFSAGILYGSILHPKLENLIFQSKTNIEESIVQVFLKQSSGSYFSLNEMLEDLLKPIYNNLGLSKILAAVVDHEDHLILHDFGENPSEIKEIASRLVFSRVSRDRKLPMELVKESDRLFLLDEDASIPFREKTSFTSDYFRLVRRTVGYRPKVVSLGYRVVMALVLQNQICGYLFLGDKKSKRPFFEDEVDLLERLRIPFAALIRNLNDRTRIHYLKNQAEAELRDLKTTQTEREVIFQTVANKTLVYKSQTMEKTIEHIERIAPLTRPVFIHGETGTGKELFANLVHEKSRPSEPFVPLNCAALPANLWEDEIFGHVKGAFTDAKNDRSGAVEKAGKGTLFFDEIGEMPLSIQAKMLRLLQERQFSPIGSSKLLKAECRFIFATNRNLEDLIRSGEFREDLYYRINVFRIDLLPLRQRKEDILPLANFLLSSFTKEMNTQIQNIPPSVVTIFQNYSWPGNIRELENSLLRALSTAKEEGLSLDDFPIMAKEYLKTPNHKNHFKRDNFPDDVHGNFHEIMDAYALKIIQSALQKTKGNKSHAAKILGIRRSSLEYRLKR
- a CDS encoding RNA polymerase sigma factor; translation: MDHSDIIPNLFRTEYSKVIAVLCKQFGFYQVEIAEDIASETFLTAAQTWGLNGIPTNPEAWLYAVAKNKAKNVIHRDSIFQNKILPRYQQDHYLSVSELDLSEENIRDSQLRMIFALSHPSIPIESQIALSLRILCGFGIDEIARAFLSNKETISKRLFRAKEKLREKNITLELPAPHEWGDRLTSVLRTIYLLFNEGYSSQIQDKILRKDLCLEAVRLCSILLENKETNTPEVNALLSLFCFHISRFDARLDADGEIVLYGDQNRDLWNEDFIKKGEYFFFQSNKEPKFSKYHIEAAIAYWHTVQEGTENKWESIFQLYTGLLELESSTLLFLNRAYALFRAKGREVALVEVEGLNLKANPYYFSLLGELYIESDLAKASECYQKALLLANTEKDKSAIRKRLAQLGSARFL
- a CDS encoding YciI family protein, translating into MEDYLILMRLDILTKEAQPSPEQLQIYMKQYQEWVNGIVAQKKFKGGTALSTEGKVIQSNHIVTDGPFVETKESLAGFIIIQAESFEDAASIAKNCPILMGEGNSVEVRKIMSIHKEE
- a CDS encoding alpha/beta hydrolase, with product MTQNEKKNHHPKRNWILPRVGYSLVIVFSLVLFAFTFGMWSASDQILFPNWKGVSKDFLKCSPEGEKNWGKSCGNIRLTKEFYFREVLIPSLNGYDLPGWLVPAHENGILFSKGVILFVHGGGSDRRELTRLIPFYLNQGFDVLSFDLSCHGEAPCMVPGLTFGNREFRDVLSAYLYVSKKYKNILMFGSSVGASSLLIALPFLNGVKGLILENPMINFNRLILDSPESASLPNWMIQSLIDLVTSRGKFDSLLSPENSLRFSSSVPLLLIHSKKDFVVSYKHSEFLANLYPAPSEVWFPELGSHGKVWDENPSKYEARVKDFIQRNISKK
- the leuD gene encoding 3-isopropylmalate dehydratase small subunit, yielding MSVGNWTIHTGVAVSIPREDIDTDQILPKQFMKLIDKKGFGKHLFYDWRYLDLEGKIPNPNFILNKDGFKNASVLIAGKNFGCGSSREHAPWALADFGFRAILAPSFADIFSINSAKNGIALVRLKENEIHYLNKWISKNSRVEIRINLESLEVEAGDQTFAFHLDSASVNRIRNGWDDIDITLKNSKEILEFEEIRKNKKSFLEVCW
- the leuC gene encoding 3-isopropylmalate dehydratase large subunit; this encodes MGQTLYDKIWESHRIIENSDSETILYVDRHILHEVTSAQAFEGLRTKNRNIRRKDLTFGVVDHNVSTRDRKNRDAAGPVSRLQIDTMEKNCKDFGIHLFGPEDPEQGIVHVVGPELGFTIPGSVIVCGDSHTATHGAFGALAFGIGTSEVEHVLATQTLKQAKTKSMLVRFVGKPGFGITAKDVVLALIAKIGTSGGRGFTMEYSGEWIRSLSMEARMTLCNMSIEAGARASLVAPDQITFDYLKDKKLIPKGKSFEEAVEYWKTFFTDTDAVFDAMVELDISEIEPQVTWGTNPSQSLSIEGVVPNPDDFQEKRERETAKNALDYMDLKPGTPISEINIDKVFIGSCTNSRIEDLRSAAEVAKGKKVHPRVQALVVPGSGRVKRQAEREGLDQIFLEAGFEWREPGCSLCLAMNDDILKPGERCASTSNRNFEGRQGRGGRTHLVSPSMAVAAAVTGKFTDVRKLV
- a CDS encoding LysR family transcriptional regulator; its protein translation is MEFRQILYFLEISDSGTFQKAASRLGLTQPALSRQIFLLEKELGVSVLERGGRSVRLTHEGERFYQYSIRMKELWEEIQIGFSKENELKGNFSISAGGTVSAWILPQILKEILNKRPGLSLSVREGDASETKDAVLKGEVDLGILTGPVAEPSLNVLEFLSDRIFPVAAKDHPIFLKKKIRIEDLKKQSFVFFHPGSALRKAVEKKIKSFSKEFGSNIAMELRSVESVIKSLEAGLGIGFLSEYSISPKLGKIKFEDWNTERKFYLCYRKKSGPGLTMLAEEILKSAEKWKSEKESIYN
- a CDS encoding LA_0442/LA_0875 N-terminal domain-containing protein, producing the protein MKKVINLLFLVILFTNLSLRSETIQLKSGEKWEGSVLAQDKDSVTMKLTDGSIKVFSKSVVRKVSFGKKSESSSLKIETQISEKEKKRKEEKELVEKQKQEEEDLKAKETDQKNREEQLSNAKRHYLEGSLGVGSGESQSELRPFFQSIQYAGLLFSSSGQAEVQTTPYKNKNHSGTTRLFYAWDRFTFEIRGTEAKGKFDSSGFQTLSYGSGGGSSSSTSDKSTNVLMGNGETKFQKVSTRIGFTPYPHPVLDLQILGGVERIWTKSNQEVDSLGGITATGINPNRVSYRDTSNPLRGYSVGIGYEWKFLERFSLQGQILYLDMQGPSSFRTNEFSFEATPFKLRQFGLDYQWKSTGTEINMKLSTKIKGDLSLFIEASNMTLNNKLQSGYITENDGGGNSDPSQILAKVFAPQILIPILLDSKTILTYVQVGANYRFNF